The DNA segment AACCAGCGATAAGCCATATTGACTTGTATTTCTTTGACAAGACGCCTCTCACTGCGAATTCCAAATATATACCCAATAAATAACATCTTAAAAAGAACAACTGGATCAATTGCTGGACGACCATTGTTCTCACAGTAAAGATGCTTGGTCTTCTCTCGAATAAATGAAAAGTCGATAAACTTATTTATTTTTCGAAGTAAATGGTTTTCAGGAACCAGCTCTTCAATTGTTACTAGCTCAACAGTGACTTGCTTTTGATCAGATTTTTTTAACATGCAAATAATATAAAAAAGTCCCCGCCAAAAGGCGAGGACTTTGTCATCAATCTGAAATAAAAGAATCCCTGCCGCAAGGCAGGGATTCTTTTATTTAAAATCAGATTTATATATCTAATGTTCTCATACATGATCTAAGTTGGAGCTCCTGAAGAATCAGCCTCTCATACTCAGGGTTATACTGAATATTTGCTTGCTGAATCTGTTCAGGGCTTTCCTGAGCCAGCATTTTGGCAAGAAACTGTGTTTCTTCCCAAAAATCAAGTAGTTCATCGTTTGCCAGAGCTTTGATCTGGTCTTCAACAGTAATATTATCTGTTGCTGAAAATTGAGCCATGCAGACTTTTGCCCTCCAGAGTGTAAAAAATGACTGAATGGTTTTACCTTTCTGTCAAAAGATGAAATAGTCATTTATAGAGGTAGAGTCAAATTTTAGCTGAGGACATTTGTTAAATTTGAATTAATAATTGATTTTTCTTATTTAAGTTGCAAAATTAAAAATAGAATTATATACTATTTTTGTTTTCATGTGATTGTAAGCAATTTCAGATTTGCTTCAAATATAGGGGGGCATCTATGGAAGAAGAGGAAAAAAAGCGTCAGGATGCTGAACTCATACAGCTCGTCACTTTTAGTATCGGCGATGAAGAGTTTGGTGTAGATATCCTCAAAGTTCAGGAAATCATACGGACAATGGAAATAACCAGAGTCCCCAGAGCCCCTGAATTTGTTGAGGGTGTTATAAACCTGCGCGGAAAAGTTATTCCTATAATTGATCTTCGCAGACGTTTTGGGTTGCCTACAAGGGATCATGATCAGCACACAAGGATTATAGTTATTGAAATCAGCAACATGATTGTTGGTTTTGTTGTGGATTCTGTTTCAGAGGTGTTAAGAATTCCTGAAGGTACGGTTGAGCCGCCACCGCCGGTTGTTTCCGGTCTTGAGTCGGAATATATCAGTGGTGTAGGTAAACTTGAAGACCGACTTTTGATTCTTCTTGATCTTGACAGGCTTTTATCAAGTGATGAGCAGGAGCAACTTGCACAGGTTTAAGTTTTTGAAAAGATATGTAGTTGATTTGTTTTGACGGATTAAGAAACTGGACATATCTGTTGAATGCTGAGAAATATAAGCCGTTCCGATTTTATCGGGGCGGCTTTTTTTATGGTAAATATAATTTGTTTTTTGTTTAATACAAAGAATTGTTTATTCTATATCTATATTCATTTTTTGGGAGTTTTGTTTGACTTTTCCTTCAATATTATCACCTTTTACCCATGGTGAAGGGAATACTGTTCGCATTTTTAAAAGTGGTCCCGGAACACAGGCTTTCATAGCTCATCACCTTCATTCTAAGGGGCAACCTGTTGTTGTGGTTGTTCCAGGTGCCAAAGAATATTCTGAACTGAAAAATATTTTAAAACTACTTAGTGAAAATAACACAAAAAAGAAGCCCCAAGAAAATACCTCATGGGATAATGAATGGCAGTTTTTACCTCCGTGCCTTCCCAAGAGCTCTAATTCTTCTGATTGGGCTGAACGCTGGTCAACATTGTATGCTTTGACTGCAGGTGGAAAACCTAAATCCGTTTTACTTACAGTCGATAATTTTCTTTTTAAATGGCCGGCTCCATCATTTCTTGAAAATAATTATATTCTTCTTGCCAAGGGTGAGGAGATGGTTCCCGAAATGTTGATGGAACAGGCCGTTGTCTGGGGCTATACCAGAACAAGGCTTGTCTCATCACCCGGTGAAATGTCCATGCGTGGTGATATTCTGGATATTTATCCTCCTGGATATCAATTGCCTGTCAGGATTGAATTTTTCGGGGATACAATAGATGAAATAAGGCTTTTTGATCCATCAAGTCAAAGGAGTAAAGCTGATCTTGATGAGTTGACAGTCCTCCCTGTTGCGCCGGCTATTTTGACTGACGAGAATATCAGCTGCGCAAGAGAGCACTGGGAGCAACTAAAGAAAACAGGTGAAATTGGCGCTTCCGAAATATCACATCTTACAGAGTTACTAGATAATTCAAACGGTATGATCTGGCCGGGATTGTTTTATCCGGAAACAGTTGATTTGAATTCCTTTCTAGAGAGTAACCCTGTTTATATATTATCTTCTGCTTCAAATCTGAGAGAGCGTTTACAGGATCAGGAGCATAGCTGGAATAATTTTCTTAAAGACGACTCCAGCGGAACAGGCTTGCGCTGGCCTGTTCATCAGATTTGCTGGAATGAAGAAAGGGCCAGATCTGTATGGCGCAAGAATAGGCAGATTGTGTTTGAAGATTTGATTATTGGTCGTGAAAGAGACGGAATTGATTTGGTGGAAAATCCGTTTTCGTCATTTTCGGATGTATTCTGGAAACCGGAGCAATCCAAAAGGCCTTGGGCTTCGCTGGTTTCAGGGCTTAAAGAATGGAAATCTGAGCGGTTTCAAACCGTATTGAGTTTCCGTACTGAGAGGTCAAGATCTAAATTCCTTTCTTTGATTGAACCAGAACAATTAGCTATTTCAACAGAATATTCTCCTCTAAATAAAGGTATTTACGCCCTGATTTCTCCGTTTAAGTATGGAATGGACCTCGAATGGTGCCAAAGTCTTATCCTTGGAGAGGAGGTCCTTCAGCCTGAATCGTCAGGTGGGACACGTGTAAGGGATAAAGCTTTTAAGGGTATGACTTCATATGAGGACCTTTTACCTGATGATCTTCTGGTCCATCGCGACTATGGTCTGTCAAGATTTGGTGGTTTGCATCACTTAAAAATCGGTGATGTTGAAAACGATTACCTACTATTGTTTTTTGATGATGAGGATAAATTGTATGTCCCCGTTGACAGGCTGAACCTTGTTCAGAAATTTAAAGGTCCTGAGGGAGCCTCTCCTGTCCTAGACAAGCTGGGGGGAGCCCGTTGGGCAAAGACCCGTGAAAAAGTTCGCAAGGCAATTGAAAAAATAGCCGGAGAACTTGTGGAAATGTATGCATACCGTAAAGTTGCAAAAGGATATGCGTATGGCCCTGTAGACGATTTATACTGGGAGTTTGAAAGCACTTTTGGATTTGAAGAGACACCTGATCAGGAAAAAGCTATTCAGGATGTTTTCAGAGATATGGAAAAACCGGAACCAATGGATCGGCTGGTATGCGGAGACGTTGGTTTTGGTAAGACCGAGGTTGCTTTGAGGGCTGCATTTAGAGCTGTTCTTGACGGCAAACAGGTTGCTTTGCTGTGTCCGACAACTGTACTTGCAGAGCAGCATTATCAGACTTTTACAAGGCGTATGGAAGGCTTTCCTGTCAACATCGGCTTGTTGAGCAGATTTGTGACCGGAGCCAGAAGTAAAAGGATTTTAGAGCAGGCTGCATCTGGAGAATTGGATATACTTATCGGCACGCACAGAATGCTTTCTAAGGATGTCGAATTGCCCGAATTAGGACTGCTGATTCTTGATGAAGAACAAAGATTTGGAGTTAGGCATAAAGAACGGGTTAAAGAGTTTAAAAAGAATATTGATGTTCTTACATTAACAGCTACTCCAATTCCAAGAACATTACAGCTGTCACTTTCAGGAGTGCGGAGCTTAAGTACTATAGAAACTCCCCCTGTGGATAGAAAGCCTGTAGAGACGGCCTTGATTGAGAGGGATGAAAGTATGTTGAGGTCCGTTGTTCAACGAGAGCTTGAACGCGGAGGACAGATTTTTTGGGTTCATAATCGTGTACAGGGACTTGAACGTGTTGTGGAGTTTGTTAGAAAGCTTGCCCCTGATGCCCGTATAGGTATGGCTCATGGGCAAATGGGAGAGAGGGCTCTAGAAGATACAATTCATAAATTCTGGCATCAGGAGCTTGATATTCTTGTTGCTACGGCAATTATTGAATCCGGCCTTGATTTCCCGAATGCAAATACTCTGATTGTTGATCAGGCCCAAATGTTCGGCCTTGGGCAGCTTTATCAGTTGCGTGGCAGGGTTGGACGAAGTACCAGACAGGCTTATGCGTATTTTGTTGTGTCATCCCTTGATTCACTCTCGCAAAAAGCAAAACGCAGAATGCAGATTATTTTGCAACTTGATTACCTTGGAGCGGGTTTTAAAGTTGCTATGGAAGATTTACGACTCAGAGGTGCCGGTAATATCCTTGGCGAAGTTCAGTCGGGACAGATCGCTAAGGTTGGTTTGGACCTCTTTCTTGAAATGCTGGATGAGGAAGTGCGGCGCATCAAAGGAGACGGGGCTGCTTCCGCAAGTGAGCCTGAAATTAATTTTGTCTTTCGCGCTCATCTTCCTGAAGAATTTGTTCCTGATCCACGGGAGCGGTTACGTTACTACAGGGCTCTTTCTTCAGCAAAAGATGAATCCAGAATAGAAGAGCTTGCAGCCGAGATTAAAGACAGGTTTGGACATTTCCCTCAGGAAGTTGAGAATTTTGTATCAGTTTTATATTTAAAAAGACTACTTTCTAGATTACGAGTGGCCAAGGCTGATTTATTCCCTGCAAGGGTTGTATTAAGCTGGAATGAAGATGAGTCGTTTATTGACCTTTCCAAGTTGATAAAGTGGGTTGAGGAGCGTCATGATCATGTAAAACTTCTTCCTCCTGCAAAGCTTGAGTTGCGTTTTGAAGCTGGCAAAGGGGTTGCAGCTGGATTGAACGAAGTATGCAATGAACTTAATTCATTGGAAGATTGATCTAAATATTTTTTTAAATTAATTGTCAGCATTTTTGGAAAATTTTAATGAGAAAAACTATATTTTGTTTGCTTGTTTTTTGCCTCATCTTAACTGGGTGTCAGGGAAAAAGTGATGAGCCGGGTGTTATCGCCAGAGTTAATGGCCAACCTGTATACCTTGCGCAACTTGAGTATCAGTATGATCTGAATCATGAAGGCAGTGAAGATTTTGTCCCCTCTGTTGAACAGGTTCGGGAGGAATATCGGCATATTTTAAATGACCTCATAATTCAAAAACTTGTGATGCAGGAACTGATGGAAAGAGGTATTCCTGTAACTTCTCAAGATGTTAAAAATGCAGAAAATACTGTAAGAGAAGACTATCCTGACGGGGCTTTTGAACAGACTCTTATTGAAGAGTATATAAATATTGATGATTGGCGGGAACAGTTGCGGAATCAGCTTGGTATGGATAAATTTTTTAAACAGGTACTGCGCCCTGAAATTAAAATAGATTATAAAGAAGCTGAAGAGTATTATCGAAAACATTTATCAGATTTTTATGTCCCCGCCGGAAGCCGGCTGCTCGTTGTCAGTGGACCAAGTAGAGACAGGGTTAGTCACGCAGTTGATTCTTTGATGAAAGGAGAGTCTCCTAAAATAGTTGCCTCAAAATTAAAACAGGTTAGAGTGCGTGAAACATGGATAAGAGATGGACAGTATCCTACTGAGTGGGAGAATGAAATTCACGATTTAAAAGTTGGTGAAGCAAGCCAGATTATGGTTAAAGACCGTAGTGTTATCTGCCTGATTCTTAAGGAAAAAAAAGAAGCTACATTGTTGACTCCTTCTCAGGCATATCCAACAGTTGAAAAGGTCCTCCTTGATAAAAAGCTTGATTCGGCTTTTAATTCCTGGCTTACTTCCAAGCTTAAAGTTTCAGATATAAAGATCAGTGAACATTTGCTTGAAAAGCATACAGAAAAGAATGTTGCTAAAAAGAAACCTTCTGAGACAGTTAGTGAATAAATTTGACCTGATTTATAGCTGAAAAGCTTTCTTGCATAGTTGTTTGAAAATGTTTAGTTAGGCATAGTTAATATAGCGTGAAATATTATTTATAATGATTATATTTTTAATCATATTTCACTTAGTCTTTAATCTCAAAATAACATCAGGAGCCGCACAATTGAAGCGTGTAGTCCTTACTTTTATATTGTCTGCTATTTTAGTTTTTCCGTCTTACAGTTTTGCTGCTGAAAAGATCATCGATGGTATTGCTGCTGTAGTGAATGGTGAAGTTATAACACTTTACGATGTTAATAAAGGTATGGAGCCTGTTCTTAACCAGTTTAAAGGCCGCGAGATCAGTGATGTTGAGAAAGATCAGATCGAAGCATTCCGTAAACAGCTTCTTGATAGAATGGTGAATGACGCTATCCTTGAACAGGAGGCCAAAAGTCTCGGGGTAAGTGTTTCAGAAGATGATGTGAACGGGGAGCTGCAGTCTATCATGGAGAACAGCAATATTTCCAAAGAAGAACTTGAAAAAAAGTTGCAGCTTCAGAAAACCAATCTCACAGACTTTAAAAATAAAATTAGAGATAATATCCGTAAACACCGTTTGTTGAATTATAAAGTAAAAAATAAAGTTGTTGTTACTGAAGAAGAAATGGAGAAGTACTGGAATAGTACTCAGTCTGCATCCGGAGCTTCAAAGCCTAAAAAAATGCATCTTAAACTTATTCTATTTCCTAAGGGAGTGGATGCTGCTGCAATTCGTACAGAGATAATGGATAAAAAGGTTACCTTTGAAGAAGCCGCAGATAAGTACACTCAGGGACCGGGTTCCGGTCAGGGCGGCGACCTTGGTGACTTGAGTTTAAAGGATCTTGCTGAAACATGGCAGGATGTCCTGAAAGGTTTAAAGCCGGGTGAGATAAGTGAAATTTTTAATGTTCAGGGCATGGATGCTGTGTTAAAGCTTGATTCATATGTGGCTGAGAAAAAAGCCAGTTTTGAAGAGATGAAAGATAAAATTTATGATAAGCTTTATGGTGAAAAGCAGGATGCAGTTTTTGCCGATTATATAAAGAAATTGCGGGAAAAAGCTGTCATCGAGATTAAATAGTCAGAGTTAAGTTTATAGCACAGCGTATTCTTATTTATGTGCCGGGGGAGGTTGGATAACTGTGCTTATCGGAATTATTAAAATTTGATGTTAGAGCTGGCTACCCCGTTAAGGGTTCAGACAGCCTAAAAAAAGAGTATGGTAAGAGGATCGTATGAATCTTAAAGAGCTAGGCT comes from the Maridesulfovibrio bastinii DSM 16055 genome and includes:
- a CDS encoding transposase, producing MLKKSDQKQVTVELVTIEELVPENHLLRKINKFIDFSFIREKTKHLYCENNGRPAIDPVVLFKMLFIGYIFGIRSERRLVKEIQVNMAYRW
- a CDS encoding chemotaxis protein CheW, coding for MEEEEKKRQDAELIQLVTFSIGDEEFGVDILKVQEIIRTMEITRVPRAPEFVEGVINLRGKVIPIIDLRRRFGLPTRDHDQHTRIIVIEISNMIVGFVVDSVSEVLRIPEGTVEPPPPVVSGLESEYISGVGKLEDRLLILLDLDRLLSSDEQEQLAQV
- the mfd gene encoding transcription-repair coupling factor, with amino-acid sequence MTFPSILSPFTHGEGNTVRIFKSGPGTQAFIAHHLHSKGQPVVVVVPGAKEYSELKNILKLLSENNTKKKPQENTSWDNEWQFLPPCLPKSSNSSDWAERWSTLYALTAGGKPKSVLLTVDNFLFKWPAPSFLENNYILLAKGEEMVPEMLMEQAVVWGYTRTRLVSSPGEMSMRGDILDIYPPGYQLPVRIEFFGDTIDEIRLFDPSSQRSKADLDELTVLPVAPAILTDENISCAREHWEQLKKTGEIGASEISHLTELLDNSNGMIWPGLFYPETVDLNSFLESNPVYILSSASNLRERLQDQEHSWNNFLKDDSSGTGLRWPVHQICWNEERARSVWRKNRQIVFEDLIIGRERDGIDLVENPFSSFSDVFWKPEQSKRPWASLVSGLKEWKSERFQTVLSFRTERSRSKFLSLIEPEQLAISTEYSPLNKGIYALISPFKYGMDLEWCQSLILGEEVLQPESSGGTRVRDKAFKGMTSYEDLLPDDLLVHRDYGLSRFGGLHHLKIGDVENDYLLLFFDDEDKLYVPVDRLNLVQKFKGPEGASPVLDKLGGARWAKTREKVRKAIEKIAGELVEMYAYRKVAKGYAYGPVDDLYWEFESTFGFEETPDQEKAIQDVFRDMEKPEPMDRLVCGDVGFGKTEVALRAAFRAVLDGKQVALLCPTTVLAEQHYQTFTRRMEGFPVNIGLLSRFVTGARSKRILEQAASGELDILIGTHRMLSKDVELPELGLLILDEEQRFGVRHKERVKEFKKNIDVLTLTATPIPRTLQLSLSGVRSLSTIETPPVDRKPVETALIERDESMLRSVVQRELERGGQIFWVHNRVQGLERVVEFVRKLAPDARIGMAHGQMGERALEDTIHKFWHQELDILVATAIIESGLDFPNANTLIVDQAQMFGLGQLYQLRGRVGRSTRQAYAYFVVSSLDSLSQKAKRRMQIILQLDYLGAGFKVAMEDLRLRGAGNILGEVQSGQIAKVGLDLFLEMLDEEVRRIKGDGAASASEPEINFVFRAHLPEEFVPDPRERLRYYRALSSAKDESRIEELAAEIKDRFGHFPQEVENFVSVLYLKRLLSRLRVAKADLFPARVVLSWNEDESFIDLSKLIKWVEERHDHVKLLPPAKLELRFEAGKGVAAGLNEVCNELNSLED
- a CDS encoding SurA N-terminal domain-containing protein, encoding MRKTIFCLLVFCLILTGCQGKSDEPGVIARVNGQPVYLAQLEYQYDLNHEGSEDFVPSVEQVREEYRHILNDLIIQKLVMQELMERGIPVTSQDVKNAENTVREDYPDGAFEQTLIEEYINIDDWREQLRNQLGMDKFFKQVLRPEIKIDYKEAEEYYRKHLSDFYVPAGSRLLVVSGPSRDRVSHAVDSLMKGESPKIVASKLKQVRVRETWIRDGQYPTEWENEIHDLKVGEASQIMVKDRSVICLILKEKKEATLLTPSQAYPTVEKVLLDKKLDSAFNSWLTSKLKVSDIKISEHLLEKHTEKNVAKKKPSETVSE
- a CDS encoding SurA N-terminal domain-containing protein, translating into MKRVVLTFILSAILVFPSYSFAAEKIIDGIAAVVNGEVITLYDVNKGMEPVLNQFKGREISDVEKDQIEAFRKQLLDRMVNDAILEQEAKSLGVSVSEDDVNGELQSIMENSNISKEELEKKLQLQKTNLTDFKNKIRDNIRKHRLLNYKVKNKVVVTEEEMEKYWNSTQSASGASKPKKMHLKLILFPKGVDAAAIRTEIMDKKVTFEEAADKYTQGPGSGQGGDLGDLSLKDLAETWQDVLKGLKPGEISEIFNVQGMDAVLKLDSYVAEKKASFEEMKDKIYDKLYGEKQDAVFADYIKKLREKAVIEIK